Within Peromyscus leucopus breed LL Stock chromosome 7, UCI_PerLeu_2.1, whole genome shotgun sequence, the genomic segment TTAACGGCCGAGTCATCAACATCACTTCAAAATGACTGTCTTATAGTAACCAAAATGTATAATTATTAATAAGTTTCGATGGATttcctaaaataaatctttctatatAGCCAccttaaaaatgtataaattctGGTGAGATCTGGGTCAAAGtctacacacatttaaaatttttagttacGTTTATtcctatgtgtgtacacatgcatagaggacagaggacaacttgtggaagtcagttctctcctcttaCAATGTCAGTCCTTGGGCTTGAACTCGGGCTGTcacacttggcagcaagcacctttccccactgagccatctcactggccccatctACTTAAAAGTACACAAATGAAGTCACCTGGTCCTCGGGAAAGACAGTGTCAAGGTGTTTCTCCAGAACACCATTTGGGTAATCACAGGGGCCGGGAGTGATTTTGACTTTACGGATGTATTTATCAAATACAGTGACCACTTACTCTCTGGCTATTAGCTTCTCTCGTGGGACCCTCCTTCAGAATACTCCCCACTTCTGATCTTGGCCACGCCTCTAGTCCCAAACATTGACAAATCCCCGACACCCGTCTCAGCTGCTGCATTGAAAACTGACACTGGAGTCCCCTGGAACCCTGAGACCTTCCACTCCAGCCTCCCAGGAAGTCACCCCGGCTCACCAGTGCCGGAGCTTACAACCCCTTCTGCAGAGGGCACAACCATGGCCTGGAGTTCCCATGGGGGAGTCCGGCTTGGCGGtctgctcctctctcttctcGGCTGGGTGTCCTCCTGTGTCACCACTGTTCTTCCCCAGTGGAAGACTCTCAATCTGGACCTGAATGAAATGGAAACCTGGATCTCGGGACTCTGGGAGGCATGTGTGAGTCAGGAGGAAGCTGGCACTGTATGCAAAGCATTCgagtcctttctgtctctgccccaggagcTACAGGTAGCCCGCATCCTCATGGTGGCTTCTCATGGGCTGGGACTGGTGGGGCTTCTGCTCTCTGGCTGGGGGTTGGAATGCTTCCAGTTTCACAGGCCCAGAGGAGTTTTGAAGACACGGCTGTGCCTCCTGGGAGGGGCTTTGGAGGTATCAGCTTCGGCCACCACCCTCTTTCCAGTCTCCTGGGTGGCCTATGCAACATTCCAAGACTTCTGGGATGACAGTGTCCCTGAGATTGTGCCGCGGTGGGAGTTTGGAGATGCCTTGTTCCtgggctgggctgctgggctTTTCCTAGCTCTGGGAGGacttatcatcatcatctctgcTTGCCTGGGAAATGAAGATGGACCCTCTCCCTGGACAGCTGCAGCCACAGCTCCACCAGCGTGTGCTCCAATAGAGGAATTTGACGGTTCCCTCCACCTCACACCAAGACCGGTGAACCAGGTTATCTAGAATTAGAGTCTGCCTGAAAATCTCTACAAGAAAGGAATGTCAGGAGGCTCTTTTCCTTACCCTTCATCGATGTGATGGAAAGGAGTGGTCACTATCTGATTTGTCAAAGATCTGATTATCTTGGTGATCTATCTGGGTGCTTCACTTAAATAAAAATCAGGCCAGTTTCTTACATGTTTATCTCACTTGaaaatttatttatacagaaaCGTTTTCAGCTGAGGGTAGTGCTATGtgcttgtaatttcagcacacaggaagctgaaAGAAATGAGAATTAAGGCTAACCTAGGtgcatggtgagatcctgtctcaaacttttagaaaaaaaaaaaaaaagttgatcaTGGTGGCTCTCACTTGTAATGCTAAcactcaggaagccaagagaaTTGCCCAAAGCTCAAAGCCAGTCTAGGTTActgtgttggaaaaaaaaaagaaacaaaacaaaaagccctcaTAGTATTAATTATATACTTAATCACTTTACTTTATATAAAGTTGGAGTCACCAGAGATAAGAAACATCATATGTTTAGCTAGAAATGTTGATGATATGTTggcaaagaaaaattattattggCCCACAATGGCCTCTAGCATGGCACTCCTCAGGTTTATTTGAATCATAAATCTCTGCTGCTTTTAGATTGCCAGTGTTCCTGAAGGGCActactttgctttgtttctgctACATCATGAGGCTGTGAATGGTCCCAGGTTTCTCACTAAAACTGGTCATTCTAGGATGGTTGTGCCTATTACCACCCAAGGTGGACTTGTGTGTGCAAAGAATTCTCAACACCACAAAAATGTTTTCTaccatatgcaaaaaaaaaaaaaaaaaaagaaacacaaatcttTTATTAGGGAAGAGGatttggctcagttggtagagtacttgcttgcctagcatacaggaagtcctgggttccatccccagaactacaTTAGAGCggatgtgatggtgcatgcctgtgattctacctagcatttgggaggtggaggcaagttcaaggccagcccaggctacatgagaccctgttaaagagagagaggaggggggaagggggaggagacagagacagatacacacagaaaaagagacagagtgagagagagacttTATTGCTATTGTattatttggggctggggagatagtctAGTTGTTGGAGCATCTGCCTAACATGTAAGACCTTGGATTTGATCCGCAacactataaaataaacacacttgtCAAAGCAGCTCAAGCCAGTATCCTTTTTCaaaagccatcttcccaggctgacaagatggttcagcgactaaaggcacttgccaccaagcctggtaactcaagtttgatcccagaacacacataaaagtaagagagaaccgactccacaAAGTTGGCCTCCACACACGCGCTGTGccataggcatgcaccactcctccaacatcatacacacaataataatataataaataataaaatgtttaataaagaaataagtgtGGTGATGCATTCCTTGAAGCCCAGCACTCAAGGtggtctctgtcagttcaaggctagccagggctacataaagacaccttgccttaggaaaaaaaaaaaaaaggaaggaaggatggactGACCCTCCCTCCCCTAAGGCATCTGCACAAGTCTAACTTCACTTCAACTTCTCCCTTCCTGTGGGAAGCAGGCCCCTGGGAATCTCGACTCTCTGGACAGGTTCTTTTCCGTTAGTGTGTGCTCATCTGTGAACCAACACCGACATATACAAAGGCAAACATCAGGAGGGAAAACCTCCGATTAGAGTGTGTGCACCAcagcttgttctgtcctctggccAATCAGAAAACTATTTCTGATGACTATTTTTCTCAATAGGTTCAGTTTGGTCGGTCAAGTATCAGTAAGAGGTGAGGCTCAAATATCCAAGGATTTCCGGGTCCCTAGAGTGTCTGCTTCATAGAACTACCACTCATCTGTCTGCTCATTTAAtctttcatttaacaaatatttataagcaCTTACCATGTTCCATGTGTTGTGCTTGGAACCAATTGCAAAATAAGACAAACTGTATTCAGTTTTTCAGAGGGTCCTCGTTCAAACAAAGAACACAGACGTTAAAATAAAACCACTCAaatcactgggtggtggtggtacacatctctaatcccagcactcaaaagaggcataggcaggaggatctctgagttcaaagccagcctggtctacagagtgagctccaggacagccagggatacactgagaaaccctgtcttgaaaaactggaagaagaaaaaaaaaaaaaaagtaaagccacTCAAATCaatgcaccaccacccagttcaAGAGCACCCAGCAGGAGAGTGAAGTCTTCAGAGGCACAGCTGGGCACCTGGAAGAAGTGCAACCGTTGAAAGGTAGGGGTGCAGTTCAAgctgaagagggagaggaggacgACAGGGCTGACAATGCGGGAAGGAGTTAGACCCTGCAGCATCCTCGGGGTCATGGTAAAGATGCTGTCACCTCCTTTCTCAGCATCACAGGAAGCCGAGCGAGCCATCAAGCCTCAGGCCGGCAGAGAACTCCACCCTCCGACTGCGGCGGTCTCCTGCACAGCCTTTCATAAAGGCTTGTCCCTGTCTCACAACTGGCTGGGGCTCAAGGACTTCTGCGTTCTGGGGAGGTTTATGTAAGATCTTGAAGGGTTCTTCAGACTAGAAGAGCAGATGTGGAACTAACTACCCATTTTGTTAACATGGGAGAAATGAGGCAGCAGACCTTCGGCAGTGAGTAGCTAAGTCAAGATTTGACATTCAGGACGCCTCTCTGAACCCCATCCTGTGTTGCCAACACGTGGGCACCCACACAGCCCACCACACCTGAGGACTCACTCACCTTGAAAATCCTCCTTTACACTGTTTAGCCCAATCAGGGTCTTTGCAGACAGCTGGTTCACCTGTGCCTGCTGTGGCTCTCTGGTCCCTCATCTTAATCCCATGTTTGCGGTGTTGATGACATTTGTCGTCAGCATTCAGCTACGACTTTCTCTACAGAGAAATGGACACCAACGAAGAGTTGTGAGGAAAACAGCCTGCCTTCTCAACTCTCCTTTTGAAGAACACACGGCACAGGCTGACAGGCATGGGCTAAGGAGAGGGGCTGCGCTTGACATGTAACAACATGAACAGCGCATTATTATTCCCAGGAGGGACTCAAGCTACTCAAGGGCCTGCCTCAGTGAAGACTGTTCACCAAAAACACTATGATTTTTATCCATCTGTTTTGAGGGCCAAGTGagaattaaaaacagaactaaTTAAATCTTTAGGAAGGATTTTTCTCACAGGCTTGTAAATTGATCTAAATGAAAACACTTCTTGGGCTACTAATGCAGCTCTGTGGCAAACCACTTCCTGACActgctaaggccctgggttcaatccccagtatggctcccctctccccccaaaaacaCTATTCAGTAtcacacagaaagataaaaatccaCGTCTCATGTCTAAAGCTGTTTTGAGAGGCTGATCTGAATGAAACTCCCTATGGAGCTGAGATGACTTTGAACTGAGCCCCCTTCCACCACCTCCAGTGTTTTCAGGCTTGAAACCAGATTTACAtgctgctgggaatggaactcatgATCTCATCTCGTGTATATTTAGCACTCTGTATCAACTACAGAGCCATGGTGGTCTCAGGACCCTAGAGGCTCAGCTTCTAGGATATACTTCTTGTAGCCAAGAAGATAGCAAAGGCCACGGGTCTGAAAGATGGTCTGTATTTCATTATATAGCCCTTGCTAATTGCTTCTTCATTTGTTTAATGTGTCCACCTTTCTTGAAATACATGGGGTAAAAAAGCtttaatgggctggagagatggctcagaggttaagagcactgactgctcttccagaggtcctgagttcaattcccagcaatcacatggtggctcacaaccatttgtaatgggatctagcgccctcttctggcctgtagtcatacatgctgtatacataacaaataaaaataaaaaaaaagctttaatgaCTCaactttttttcccttaattaGGACTTGAACacaggaggaccctaagaaagccTGTCAAGTGCTCTAACACTAAGTCAAACCATCAATTAAGTCTCCTTTTGTTTTTAGTAGACTTTTGTTTGGTccgcttttttgtttgtttttgagacagcgtttctctgtgtagctctagctgttgtggaactcaagacagccagctgcctctgcttcccaagtgccgggattaaaagcatgccccaccaccacctggcaactaACAGTTCTAAAGGGATCTAACAACTTTCCAGTTGACCATATCTCCACGGCACAAACTGAGGTAAAACATAGCAAACACTTCCATTCTTCACAGTGGCTTCctcctctcactttttttttttttttttttgtttttttgtttttcgaggcagagtttctttgtgtagctttgtgcctttcctggaactcacttggtagcctaggctggcctcaaactcacagagatctgcctggttctgcctcccaagtgctgggattaaaggcgtgcgccaccaccggccggctccTCTCACTCTTTCACCCTCAGCATTATCCCCAAATCTTTAAAATACTAAACTGAGATGTCACATGCTTGTAAGCTGgctgctcaggaagctgaagctaGAAGACCCAACTTTGAGGTGAACACAGATCACAGACTCTGTCTCTGAGTTAAGAGTCAGTGAGATGCTCTAGTGGGTAAAGATGCTACACAGCCTGAGCTCAATCCTGAAAACCTGCAAAGTGGAATGGAAAGCCCCAGCTCTCACagggtgtcctctgacccccGTGGGCATGTTATGGCATGTACACACCagcacaataaatacaataaagaagTTTACTTATATCAGAAGCACTTTAGGCTAGGAGCAGTAGCTTATACTGTAATCTCAACACAGAGAGATGAGGGGGTACTGTTGCAAGTTcagggcaagcctgggctacatagtatgttccaggccagcctggcccaggctacagaataagacccagtgtcaattttttttttttttttaaagttgaaagcCAGTAAGAGTccaacaaaacacagaaacattCTAAGTCATAGCCTGAGAGCTGTTAGAAAGTTACGTGgtgatacatacctgtaatctcagcatcgGGGAGATAAACACAGTAAAGATCGGCAGTTAGAAGCCAGCCTCTGCTACAAAGAGTTTGAACACAGTTTAGGCTATACAagtatctcaaaaacaaacaacagcaaaatcttAGTTTGTGAAGCCCAGAAAGAAACAGGGAAGTAGAAAAGGTAGCCAGCTACACAAGATTGAGAAACTGTGTCAGCACTCACCTGGTGATCAGGCTGGCTCTAAATAATGCAGACTACTCAGCCAttggggtgtgtgggtggggtgggtagggagaGACAGGGCAAGGCAGGGCTGAGTGGTTACGAGCACTTGCTAACCCAGTGGTTTTCAAGCTTCCTGACGCTTCAACCCTTGAATAAAGTTCTCAGGTTGTGGTGATGCCCAACCATCAtttttgttgctccttcataaccagttttgctagttatgaatcataacataaacctatgttttctgatggtcttcggTGACCTCTGCGAAAGGATCACCCAACTCTCAAAAGGGTTGTgactcacaggctgagaaccgctgtgctaactggagtttggttcccagcatgtgacaggtggctcacaactccagctccagagaatctaatgctgtcttctggcctctgtgggcacttgcacacatgggatacgcatacacataaataaaaataaacttctgaAAAAAGAGTGAAGGAAAGGCCGTACTACACACCAAAGgtaaaacaaatacttttattGCACATTTATAAAATCTGCATAGTTGTATTGTTCTTCCCTCCCATGATTTTTCCACTAATCCTTAAAATTTGGTTAAAACATGACTTTCCAATGAGAAGTTCTTTAAAAATGGATTTCtctctacatatacatacagataaatgttcttttctttatacaAATTCACATCCCTTATTTTCTAAaagtgggggggaaaaaaaagaggatcaAAATGTTCTGTTAGGCCAGGGTAGCCTTAGACACCTGCTTCTGATAATTTTCAGAGTTTTGCTTAAATGATTAATAACTATTAAAATGTTCCTTGGGCAGCTTCACAACACCACTGCGCCGAAAGCCCATGATGCTTTCTTGTCTTCCACTCAGGACTGAAAGTGAGGTTTTCTGGTTTATCTAAACATAAACAGACCTAAAGGTGAGGCAGCTTTCCCTGGCTTTGTGGCGCAGCCTCAGGGTCCACCCACGTGTGGAAGGAAGGGCTTATCAGTACCCCCTGTCATCACTGTCAAGAGCCGCACAAGATTTCTATCTCCAACTTCTGGTAGTTAAGGATTTCAGTATCATCTGAACTTGACAAAATGACTAAGAACTGCTCCTCCAGTTCAGTTCTGGTGAGTCACCCTTCTGCTGTCACAAATACTGGGGCCTGAAGGGCAATTTAAAAATGGCATGAGGCTTATACAAACCCAAGTATTATGGGAGATTAAAAAGGCAATTCAGGTCTTCTGGGACAATTCAAAAACTACACTGCACTGGCCTTCAGTGAAATAGCTCTCATGATTCTGTACCTAAAATGTGCAACTTTATCCTTAATCCTTTGAACACACATCACGAGAGGGGTAAGGGTCTGACTCTGCTTAGCCTCCCAGATCCCTTCTCCAGGATAATCTGCAACAACAGGCTGCTATAACAGGCTGAGTCTTGATGGTGAGGGGCTTATTTCACTGTTACTGTCGAAACTCCTTGAATGGACTCCATGACAGCTGCAAACCGGCTGCAAAGGTCATAGGGAGAATTAGGTCGAATAGTTGGAGGCTCTTTCAAGATGATGATTTCCGCAGAAGGATCTAGAAGTCTGGGTAGGAACTCCCCTAAGCACAGCTGCAGATTTTCTGTAGAGGAAAAATGAATGGTTACATCCACAGCTAAAAAGATCTTAGTGgagtggaaatcagtatggcggtttctcagaaaattgggaatcgaactacctcaagacccagccatcccactcttgggcatatacccaaggaatgctgattcatactataaagatacatgctcagctatgttcacagcagcactatttgtaatagccagaacctagaaacaacctagatgcccgtcaacggaagaatggatgaaaaaaatgtggtacatatacacaatggagtactactcagcagagaaaaacaatgaaagcatgaaatttgcaggcaaatggatggaactagaaaaaatcatcctgagtgaggtaacccaaacccagaaagacagtaatggtatgtactcactcattggtggattctagatataaaataaagaacaatcagaccacaacccatagaaccatagaggctatatatatagcatggaggtccctaggacgactgtggcatataataaatttcagttttactcaattattgaaaaaaaaaatagccaaatgaatggaaacacatgaactacgaaccaaaggctgaggggctcccagctggatcaggccctctgaataggtgagacagttgattggcttgatcagtttgggaggcatctaggcagtgggaccaagtcctgtgctcattgcatgagttggctgtctgaaacctggaacttatgcagggacacttggcttagtctgggaggaagggactggacctccctggactgagtctaccaagttgatcacagtcctcgggggaggacttgtcctggaggaggtgggaatggagggtgggctgggggtaaggggaaggcgtgggaggggggagaataggggaacccatggctgataagtagaactgaatgatattataaaataaaaaatatatatcacaaaaaaaaaaaaaaatcatcctgagtgaggtaacccaaacccagaaagacagtcatggtatgtactcactcttaagtggattctagatataaaataaagaacagaccacaacccacagaaccatggaggatatatatatatatcatggaggtccctaggacgactgtggcttttaataaattttggttttactcaattactgaaaaaaatagccaaacgaatggaaacacatgaactatgaaccaaaggctgaggggcccccagctgtatcaggccctctgaataggtgagagagttgattggcttgatctgtttgggaggcaactaggcagtgggaccgagtcctgtgctcattgcatgagttggctgtttgaaacctggggcttatgcagggatgcttggctcagtctgggaggaggggactggacctgcctggactgagtctaccaggttgatcgcggtcctcgggggaggctttgctctggagaaggtgggaatggggggtgggctgggaggaaggggaggggtgggagggggaagaacaggggaacccgtggctgatatgtagaactgaatggtattgtaaaataaaataaaaggaaaaaaaatgaaaaaaaaaaaatcttagggaAAACTAAGAAGCCTGCAGCTGTATAGGAGGGCTTTCAAGCACCCAACATTCTAGCTCCAACAGCATGCATCCTGCTGCAGCTAACAGATGAGGATGCCTTTGGGGCCCAGCCCCTCCCACTGTAGCTGAAAGCCCACACAGGGCTGCATAACTGAGTTTATGTCCATGTCTGTTTATGTTGGGTGGGGGAGGTTGTCATGAATAATTTGGCAGCAGTAAAAGGTATATGAACacatcaataaaaaaatcagctcaaaataaaaaaaaaaatccacatgaaaaaaaaaaagaaaaaaaaatcagctcaaaAGCAAACATGTAATCATGACTTCACTGCAACCTTGGTTCCAAACACACATTGTGCATGCAGTCAATGCCAACACACGCTGCCAAGCTTGCCATTCTTATAGAAACATTAGTAATTTAATcaaaaaaagactttttaaacaTTTGCCTACCATTATTTGATGCATTCAAGCATCAAATTAGGGTTATCTTTGGATTGGACTGGATGTAGTGAggtgtttgatttaaaaaaaatttgagatgctgatttgtttcatttaaaaagaaagcattaagtGAACTTTGGCTTGAGATCAGATCAGAATTTCCATCACTTTTGAAATGGCCCTCAATGTACCCCTATCATTTTATACTACACACATATTTGTGTAAAGAGGTGTGTAGCACTGACATTCATAGAATTAAAATACCAATCAACTCTGAAAACCAGGTTGTTCAGATGTTCTAAATCCTAAAGTATCAAATATTCAACCAAGATTTAACCCTTTCTGTAAAAATAAAGCAATGCATCTCATGAGCA encodes:
- the Cldn25 gene encoding putative claudin-25, which produces MAWSSHGGVRLGGLLLSLLGWVSSCVTTVLPQWKTLNLDLNEMETWISGLWEACVSQEEAGTVCKAFESFLSLPQELQVARILMVASHGLGLVGLLLSGWGLECFQFHRPRGVLKTRLCLLGGALEVSASATTLFPVSWVAYATFQDFWDDSVPEIVPRWEFGDALFLGWAAGLFLALGGLIIIISACLGNEDGPSPWTAAATAPPACAPIEEFDGSLHLTPRPVNQVI